In Candidatus Promineifilum breve, one genomic interval encodes:
- a CDS encoding enoyl-CoA hydratase/isomerase family protein, with translation MSELVITRQRDSYFEIILNRPDKRNAINLEMLHAFDAAVAQANRAPGLRAVLISGAGESFSAGIDVSALLGLAQTYGPHWQQRMRAITDEFQGVFTRLERLELPTIALLHGHCLGLALELALACDLRVAAAGTALGLPETLLGIIPDVGGTTRLTRLVGPARSKELIFTGRRIDAADAERWGMVNYVTTREELSGKGEALAAEIAQAAPLAVGMAKRVIDGLADIDRGLLLEGWAQSQLFASEDFLEGAQAFMTRRPPQFKGK, from the coding sequence ATGAGCGAACTTGTTATCACCCGACAACGCGATAGCTATTTCGAGATCATTCTCAACCGGCCGGACAAGCGCAACGCCATCAATCTGGAGATGCTCCACGCCTTCGACGCGGCCGTGGCCCAGGCCAACCGCGCCCCCGGCCTGCGCGCCGTGCTGATCAGCGGCGCGGGCGAGAGCTTTTCGGCCGGCATCGACGTCAGCGCCCTGTTGGGTCTGGCCCAGACTTATGGCCCCCACTGGCAACAGCGGATGCGGGCCATCACCGACGAGTTTCAGGGCGTCTTCACCCGCCTGGAGCGGCTGGAGTTGCCGACCATCGCCCTGCTCCACGGCCACTGCCTGGGGCTGGCCCTGGAGTTAGCCCTGGCCTGCGACTTGCGCGTGGCCGCGGCCGGCACGGCACTGGGTTTGCCGGAGACGCTGCTGGGCATCATCCCCGACGTGGGCGGCACGACGCGCCTGACGCGCCTGGTCGGCCCGGCGCGATCCAAGGAGCTGATCTTTACCGGCCGGCGCATTGACGCGGCCGACGCCGAGCGCTGGGGCATGGTCAATTACGTCACCACGCGCGAGGAGTTGAGCGGCAAGGGGGAGGCGCTGGCGGCCGAGATCGCGCAGGCCGCGCCGCTGGCCGTGGGCATGGCCAAGCGCGTCATCGACGGGCTGGCCGACATCGACCGTGGGCTGCTGCTGGAAGGCTGGGCGCAAAGCCAACTGTTCGCCAGCGAGGATTTCCTGGAGGGGGCGCAGGCCTTTATGACCCGCCGCCCGCCGCAATTCAAAGGAAAGTAG
- a CDS encoding YccF domain-containing protein, which translates to MSLLGNIIWLIFGGLITGLAYILGGLVLCLTIIGIPFGLKAMRLGAATLAPFGKAVIPDERGEGFFPLLLNVMWIVLFGWEIALAHLVSAGILAITIIGIPFAKQHIKLIPVAFAPFSFRLG; encoded by the coding sequence ATGAGTCTTTTAGGTAATATCATTTGGTTAATTTTCGGCGGTCTGATCACCGGCCTGGCCTATATCCTGGGCGGGCTGGTGCTGTGCCTGACCATCATCGGCATCCCGTTCGGGCTGAAGGCCATGCGCCTGGGCGCGGCCACGCTGGCCCCGTTCGGCAAGGCCGTCATCCCGGACGAGCGCGGCGAGGGCTTCTTCCCGCTGCTGCTCAACGTTATGTGGATCGTCCTGTTCGGCTGGGAGATCGCGTTGGCCCATCTGGTGAGCGCCGGTATTCTGGCGATCACCATCATCGGCATCCCCTTTGCCAAGCAGCACATCAAGCTGATCCCGGTGGCCTTCGCGCCGTTCAGCTTCCGGTTGGGATAA
- the trpA gene encoding tryptophan synthase subunit alpha — MDQIIAAFARAGARGTAALMPYYTLGYPDRATSLDVIAAIAADSDLLELGVPFSDPLADGPTIQHSTQVSLERGTTLAGCLEMLRELRGRGIQTPVLLFGYYNPFLAYGLDALAADARAAGAQGFIVPDLPPEEAADLESAAAAQGLAYVHFLAPTSSPRRIAAVAERARGFIYLVSVAGVTGARQTVGSDLAGFIGRVRQRTTTPLAVGFGISTPEQAAAVGRLADGVIVGSALINAVDRADDKPQAAAAYIRSLHRAINHQKE, encoded by the coding sequence TTGGATCAAATCATTGCCGCGTTCGCGCGGGCCGGGGCGCGGGGCACGGCCGCCCTCATGCCCTACTACACCCTCGGCTACCCCGACCGGGCCACGTCGCTCGACGTCATCGCCGCCATCGCCGCCGACAGCGACCTGCTCGAACTGGGCGTGCCCTTCAGCGATCCCCTGGCCGACGGCCCGACCATCCAGCACAGCACGCAGGTATCTCTGGAGCGGGGCACGACGCTGGCCGGCTGCCTGGAAATGCTCCGCGAGTTGCGCGGTCGCGGCATCCAGACGCCCGTCCTGCTCTTCGGCTACTACAACCCCTTCCTGGCCTATGGGTTGGACGCGCTGGCCGCCGACGCCCGCGCCGCCGGCGCCCAGGGCTTCATCGTCCCCGACCTGCCGCCGGAAGAGGCGGCCGACCTGGAATCGGCCGCCGCCGCCCAAGGGTTGGCCTACGTCCACTTTCTGGCCCCCACCAGCAGCCCGCGGCGCATCGCCGCCGTGGCGGAGCGAGCGCGCGGCTTTATCTATCTGGTCAGCGTGGCCGGCGTCACCGGCGCGCGGCAAACCGTCGGCTCAGATTTGGCCGGTTTCATCGGGCGCGTGCGCCAACGCACGACGACCCCGTTGGCGGTGGGCTTCGGCATCAGTACGCCGGAGCAGGCCGCGGCCGTGGGTCGCCTGGCCGATGGCGTCATCGTCGGCAGCGCCCTCATCAACGCCGTCGACCGCGCCGACGATAAACCCCAGGCCGCCGCCGCTTACATCCGTTCCTTGCATCGTGCGATCAACCATCAGAAGGAATGA
- a CDS encoding thioredoxin domain-containing protein, whose amino-acid sequence MPNHLADETSPYLRQHADNPVEWYPWGEEALQRARDEDKPILLSIGYAACHWCHVMAHESFEDPATAEIMNRHFINIKVDREERPDLDSIYMSAVTAMTGQGGWPMTVALTPDGRPFFGGTYYPPTPRHGLPAFQQLLQGLAQAWQTQREEIEHSAGEIAGHLRQASLVSALGRGGALNDDLFDQALNGLLRTFDTKLGGFGRAPKFPPSMTLEFLLRMVLRRGDGMARRMAEHTLTMMARGGLYDHLGGGFARYSTDDRWLAPHFEKMLYDNALLARVYLHAWQVTAEPLYRTVVEETLDFALREMRHEAGGFYSSYDADSEGEEGKFYVWSADEVRAALANAGLAADADLFMAYYDVSERGNWEGHNILNTPRPAAEVAAELGLDPAALETRLAAARRALYDARAGRVWPGLDDKVLTAWNGLMLAALAEAGAALGRADYTAAAVANAEFINASLRRADGRLLRSWKAGVGARFNGYLEDYAFLADGLLALYQTTFDPRWFAWARELADQMLAHFGDATNGGFYDTADDHEALLHRPKDVQDNATPSGNAMAAAVLLRLSLYTGEGHYWDTAEAMVSALYEPMARYPGAFAHWLGAAAFILGEPREVAIAGDPAAADSRALLDLIHGRYRPDLVVAVGEGESAAVVPLLAGRERLDGRAAAYVCRRFVCLRPVSEQQALAEQLND is encoded by the coding sequence ATGCCCAACCACCTGGCCGACGAAACCAGCCCCTATCTGCGCCAGCACGCCGACAATCCCGTGGAGTGGTATCCGTGGGGCGAAGAAGCCCTGCAACGCGCCCGCGACGAGGACAAGCCCATCCTGCTCAGCATCGGCTATGCCGCCTGCCACTGGTGCCACGTCATGGCCCACGAATCGTTTGAAGACCCGGCCACGGCCGAGATTATGAACCGCCACTTCATCAACATCAAGGTCGACCGCGAGGAGCGCCCCGACCTGGACAGCATCTACATGAGCGCCGTGACGGCCATGACCGGCCAGGGTGGCTGGCCGATGACCGTGGCCCTGACGCCCGACGGCCGGCCCTTCTTCGGCGGCACGTATTACCCGCCCACGCCGCGCCACGGCCTGCCCGCCTTCCAGCAACTGCTCCAGGGGTTGGCCCAGGCGTGGCAGACGCAGCGCGAGGAGATCGAGCACAGCGCCGGGGAGATCGCCGGGCATCTGCGCCAGGCATCGCTGGTAAGCGCCCTCGGCCGCGGCGGCGCGCTAAACGATGATCTCTTCGACCAGGCGCTCAACGGCTTGCTGCGCACCTTCGATACCAAGCTGGGCGGCTTCGGCCGCGCCCCCAAGTTTCCGCCGTCGATGACGCTGGAGTTCCTGCTGCGGATGGTCCTGCGGCGCGGCGACGGCATGGCCCGGCGCATGGCCGAACACACCCTGACGATGATGGCCCGTGGCGGCCTGTACGATCATCTGGGCGGCGGTTTCGCTCGCTACTCCACCGATGACCGCTGGCTGGCCCCCCACTTCGAGAAGATGCTCTACGACAACGCCCTGCTGGCCCGCGTCTATCTCCATGCCTGGCAGGTGACGGCCGAGCCGCTCTACCGCACCGTGGTCGAGGAGACGCTCGATTTCGCCCTGCGCGAGATGCGCCACGAGGCGGGCGGCTTCTACAGCAGCTACGATGCCGACAGCGAGGGGGAAGAGGGCAAGTTCTACGTCTGGTCAGCCGATGAGGTGCGCGCCGCGCTGGCCAACGCGGGACTGGCCGCCGACGCCGATTTGTTCATGGCCTACTATGACGTAAGCGAGCGCGGCAACTGGGAGGGGCACAACATCCTTAACACGCCGCGCCCGGCGGCCGAGGTGGCCGCCGAACTGGGTCTCGATCCGGCGGCGCTGGAAACTCGGCTGGCGGCGGCGCGCCGGGCGCTCTATGACGCGCGGGCCGGGCGGGTGTGGCCGGGGCTGGACGACAAGGTGCTGACGGCCTGGAACGGGCTGATGCTGGCCGCGTTGGCTGAGGCGGGCGCGGCGCTGGGCCGGGCCGACTACACCGCTGCGGCCGTCGCCAACGCCGAATTCATCAACGCCAGTTTGCGCCGCGCCGACGGCCGCCTGCTGCGCTCCTGGAAGGCCGGCGTGGGGGCGCGCTTTAACGGCTATCTGGAAGATTACGCCTTTCTGGCCGATGGGCTGTTGGCCCTCTACCAGACGACATTCGACCCGCGCTGGTTCGCCTGGGCGCGCGAGCTGGCCGACCAAATGCTGGCCCACTTCGGCGACGCGACCAACGGCGGCTTCTACGACACGGCCGACGACCACGAGGCCCTGCTCCACCGGCCCAAGGACGTGCAGGATAACGCCACCCCCAGCGGCAACGCCATGGCCGCCGCCGTGCTGCTGCGGTTGAGCCTCTACACCGGCGAGGGGCATTATTGGGACACGGCCGAGGCGATGGTCTCGGCCCTCTATGAGCCGATGGCCCGCTATCCCGGCGCGTTTGCCCACTGGCTGGGCGCGGCGGCGTTCATACTGGGTGAGCCGCGCGAAGTCGCCATTGCCGGCGATCCGGCGGCGGCCGATTCACGGGCGCTGCTGGACTTGATCCACGGCCGCTATCGCCCCGATCTCGTCGTGGCCGTGGGCGAGGGCGAGTCCGCCGCCGTTGTGCCGCTGCTGGCCGGACGCGAGCGATTGGACGGCCGGGCCGCCGCCTACGTCTGCCGCCGCTTCGTCTGCCTGCGGCCGGTCAGCGAACAGCAAGCGCTGGCGGAGCAGCTAAACGATTGA
- a CDS encoding GNAT family N-acetyltransferase, producing MRIIREVDEKELDEFARITVEAFPGLKIDTPEARRRMLEQLSKVLKEPIVHFFGVFDEGQMVGVMRCYDFTMKLHDGRVAVGGLGGVAVDLRHKKEHVAADMVRHYLDNYRAKGAALAALYPFRPDFYRRMGFGYGVKLNRYKFSPEALPADGLASDALPAKGLAERVDYLSAADRDDVAACYDRFLERTNGLLELPPHVLNGLFSDPAVHLVGYWAGGQLRGYLIFRFEAVPDGNWLLNDLQVRALVYDDAAALAALLGFLRKQADQVGRIIYETQDEAFHHLLNDPRDGSGNLLAGLWHQTNTQGLGIMYRVIDVARLWAVLGDHDFGGVTTRLRLNLSDTFLPENAGIYRIDFNAGRATPAAADSPADVAVNMDVSDFSSLIVGAVDFDRLHAYGRVTLSDDAHVPLLTRLFRAKARPWCMTHF from the coding sequence ATGCGCATCATCCGCGAAGTAGACGAAAAAGAACTGGACGAATTCGCCCGCATCACCGTCGAGGCCTTTCCAGGCCTGAAGATCGACACGCCGGAGGCGCGCCGGCGGATGCTGGAGCAGCTGAGCAAGGTGTTGAAGGAGCCAATCGTCCACTTCTTCGGCGTTTTCGACGAGGGGCAAATGGTGGGCGTCATGCGCTGCTATGACTTCACGATGAAGCTCCACGACGGCCGCGTGGCGGTGGGCGGGCTGGGTGGTGTGGCCGTCGATCTGCGGCACAAGAAGGAGCACGTGGCCGCCGACATGGTGCGCCATTACCTGGACAACTACCGGGCCAAAGGGGCGGCGTTGGCGGCGCTCTACCCCTTCCGGCCCGATTTCTACCGGCGCATGGGCTTCGGCTATGGCGTAAAGCTGAACCGCTACAAGTTCTCGCCCGAAGCCCTGCCAGCCGACGGTCTGGCGTCCGACGCCTTGCCGGCCAAAGGTCTGGCGGAACGGGTCGATTACCTGAGCGCGGCCGACCGCGACGACGTGGCCGCCTGCTACGACCGCTTCCTGGAGCGCACGAACGGCCTGCTGGAATTGCCGCCCCACGTGCTGAACGGGCTGTTCAGTGATCCGGCCGTTCATCTGGTCGGCTACTGGGCCGGCGGGCAACTGCGCGGCTATCTCATCTTCCGCTTCGAGGCCGTCCCGGACGGCAACTGGCTGCTGAACGATCTCCAGGTGCGGGCGCTGGTCTACGATGATGCGGCGGCGCTGGCGGCGCTGCTGGGCTTCTTGCGCAAGCAGGCCGACCAGGTGGGGCGCATCATCTACGAGACGCAGGACGAGGCGTTCCACCACCTGCTGAACGATCCCCGCGACGGTTCCGGCAATCTGCTGGCCGGGCTATGGCACCAGACGAACACCCAGGGGTTGGGCATCATGTACCGGGTGATCGACGTGGCGCGGCTGTGGGCCGTGCTGGGCGACCACGACTTCGGCGGCGTGACGACCCGGCTGCGGCTGAATCTGAGCGATACATTTTTGCCGGAGAACGCGGGCATTTATCGCATCGATTTCAACGCCGGGCGGGCGACCCCGGCCGCCGCCGACAGCCCGGCCGACGTGGCGGTCAACATGGACGTGAGCGACTTCTCCTCGCTAATCGTCGGCGCGGTGGACTTCGACCGGCTCCACGCCTACGGCCGGGTCACGCTCAGCGACGACGCCCACGTGCCGCTGCTGACCCGTTTGTTCCGCGCCAAGGCTCGGCCGTGGTGCATGACGCACTTCTAG
- a CDS encoding sulfotransferase family protein, translated as MKSLFQKLTRADAAKDEFITVVSGLPRSGTSMMMKMLDAGGVPPVTDELREADEDNPKGYFEFERVKQMDQGDTSWVVGARGKVVKVISALLKHLPPGEQYRVVFVRRHMPEILASQRKMLIRRGEDPDKMDDAQMTLLFEKHLKQVDEWLRAQPNFRVLYVHYSDVLSDPQPQITAINRFLGGNLNVAAMGQMVDPQLYRNRKE; from the coding sequence ATGAAAAGCCTATTCCAGAAACTAACCCGCGCCGACGCCGCCAAGGACGAGTTTATCACGGTCGTTTCCGGTCTGCCGCGTTCGGGCACGTCGATGATGATGAAGATGCTCGATGCCGGCGGCGTGCCCCCGGTGACCGACGAACTGCGCGAGGCCGACGAAGACAACCCCAAGGGCTACTTCGAATTCGAGCGCGTCAAGCAGATGGATCAGGGCGACACGTCGTGGGTCGTAGGCGCGCGCGGCAAGGTGGTCAAGGTCATTTCGGCCCTGCTGAAGCACCTGCCGCCGGGCGAGCAATACCGCGTCGTCTTCGTGCGCCGCCACATGCCGGAAATTCTGGCCTCGCAGCGCAAGATGCTCATCCGCCGCGGCGAAGACCCGGACAAGATGGACGACGCGCAGATGACGCTGCTGTTCGAGAAACACCTCAAGCAGGTTGACGAATGGCTGCGCGCCCAGCCCAACTTCCGAGTGCTCTACGTCCACTACAGCGACGTGCTCAGCGACCCGCAGCCGCAGATCACCGCCATCAACCGCTTTCTGGGCGGCAACCTGAACGTGGCGGCCATGGGTCAGATGGTCGACCCGCAACTGTATCGCAACCGGAAAGAGTAA
- a CDS encoding SDR family NAD(P)-dependent oxidoreductase, which yields MTAANFDLTGKVALITGGSRGIGLAIAEAYVAAGAHVALAGRKQEAVDAAAESIRRAGGQALAVAAHTGDGAAVTALVERVVAEYGGIDILVNNAATNPHFGPFLTAEDSHWDKIFDVNVKGYFRVAKACIPFMRARGGGKVINMASVAGLEPQRMMGVYCVSKAAVLMMTQVLAAETAADNIQVNAIAPGFVKTKFSQVLWSTPDIHDRLVTAIPAGRMAEAEEIAGIAVYLASAASSFTTGATFVVDGGQLANGLNVGG from the coding sequence ATGACGGCAGCGAATTTCGATCTAACGGGCAAGGTGGCGCTGATCACCGGCGGGTCGCGGGGCATCGGCCTGGCGATTGCCGAGGCTTACGTGGCCGCCGGGGCGCATGTGGCCCTGGCCGGCCGCAAGCAGGAGGCGGTTGACGCCGCGGCCGAGAGCATCCGCCGAGCCGGGGGCCAGGCGCTGGCCGTGGCCGCCCACACCGGCGACGGCGCGGCGGTGACGGCCCTCGTCGAGCGCGTAGTGGCGGAATACGGCGGCATCGACATCCTGGTCAACAACGCCGCCACCAATCCCCACTTCGGCCCGTTCCTGACGGCCGAGGACAGCCATTGGGATAAAATCTTCGACGTCAACGTGAAGGGCTATTTCCGCGTCGCCAAGGCCTGTATCCCCTTCATGCGCGCCCGCGGCGGGGGCAAGGTCATCAATATGGCCTCGGTCGCCGGGCTGGAGCCGCAGCGGATGATGGGCGTCTACTGCGTCAGCAAGGCGGCGGTGCTGATGATGACCCAGGTGCTGGCGGCTGAGACGGCGGCCGATAACATCCAGGTCAACGCCATCGCCCCCGGCTTCGTCAAGACGAAATTCAGCCAGGTGCTCTGGAGCACGCCCGACATCCACGACCGGCTGGTGACGGCCATTCCCGCCGGGCGCATGGCCGAGGCGGAAGAGATTGCCGGCATCGCCGTTTATCTGGCCTCGGCCGCGTCGAGCTTCACCACCGGGGCGACGTTCGTCGTCGATGGCGGGCAACTGGCTAACGGCTTGAACGTGGGGGGCTGA
- a CDS encoding L,D-transpeptidase codes for MNRIRLILALFLVGIGLMVVTGAASAAVNCYILSDDVGYVCDTNPAASIFNAPAPRHDSILPAMKFGRLADNINVYAEPNMGSAIVRNAGDGYLFSSIHDTANNNAEGRLWYMINPGEWVRGEDIKLASPSDFTGVELYGVPERPFGWMLVDYWYSDAPATEPSPTAIKLPRYTFVEVYDAVVDDEGWIWYDIGFGRWMKQTYLSIIEHNPRPAEVGPGEFWVEVDLYEQNFVAYEGDRMVYAGLVSSGLNRWPTYEGLFQVWDRHLKADMVGAEGKVDYYLVEEVPHTMYFNVDIALHGAYWHDRYGYKHSHGCVNMPLRDAEWIYFWSENAPNDLWVWVHTSDPHNYFQQTNAGAQFGGP; via the coding sequence ATGAATCGAATTCGTCTTATTTTGGCCCTGTTCCTGGTGGGGATAGGCTTGATGGTGGTCACCGGCGCGGCGTCGGCGGCCGTCAATTGCTACATCCTGTCCGATGACGTGGGCTACGTCTGCGACACCAACCCGGCGGCGTCGATATTTAACGCCCCGGCCCCGCGCCATGACAGCATTTTGCCGGCCATGAAGTTCGGCCGCCTGGCCGATAACATCAACGTCTATGCCGAGCCGAATATGGGCAGCGCCATCGTGCGCAATGCCGGCGACGGTTATCTGTTTTCCAGCATCCACGACACCGCCAACAACAACGCCGAGGGGCGCTTGTGGTACATGATCAACCCTGGCGAATGGGTGCGCGGCGAGGATATCAAGCTGGCTTCGCCCTCCGACTTCACCGGCGTTGAGTTATATGGCGTGCCCGAACGGCCGTTTGGCTGGATGCTGGTGGACTACTGGTATAGCGACGCGCCCGCCACGGAGCCAAGCCCCACGGCGATCAAGCTGCCGCGCTACACCTTCGTTGAGGTCTATGACGCCGTGGTCGACGACGAGGGCTGGATTTGGTATGACATCGGCTTCGGCCGCTGGATGAAGCAGACCTATCTGAGCATCATCGAGCACAACCCGCGCCCCGCCGAGGTTGGCCCTGGCGAGTTTTGGGTCGAGGTCGATCTATACGAGCAGAATTTCGTGGCCTACGAGGGCGACCGCATGGTCTATGCCGGACTGGTGTCCAGCGGTCTCAATCGCTGGCCGACCTACGAGGGGTTGTTCCAGGTCTGGGATCGCCACCTGAAGGCTGATATGGTCGGCGCGGAGGGCAAGGTCGATTACTACCTGGTCGAAGAAGTGCCGCACACGATGTACTTCAACGTCGATATTGCCCTGCACGGCGCTTATTGGCACGACCGCTACGGCTACAAGCACAGCCACGGCTGCGTCAATATGCCCCTGCGCGACGCTGAATGGATCTACTTCTGGTCGGAGAACGCGCCCAATGACTTGTGGGTCTGGGTTCATACGTCGGATCCGCACAACTACTTCCAGCAGACGAATGCCGGAGCGCAATTTGGCGGCCCGTAG
- the pabB gene encoding aminodeoxychorismate synthase component I has protein sequence MAGRQRAWGAPNVVLQQGGLWRRFADPARVVVAHSPHEVGAALRAIARAVDDEGLHAAGYLAYEAGAAYGLSTHPPDADGPPLLWFGLFGEGEVIAAPTPGGAYRFGDWRPSLDYPTYAAAIDHIKQAIAAGDTYQANFTFRLRATFDGEPWALFADLSGAQRANYCAYIDLGRHVICSASPELFFRLDGATLEARPMKGTAPRGLTTVDDRRQIDWLRGSEKNRAENVMIVDMIRNDFGRVARVGSVQVPALFTIERYPTLLQMTSTVTAQTGAPLTDVLAATFPCASITGAPKVRTMQLLHELERGPRGVYTGAIGSIAPGRRAQFNVAIRTAVIDRAHGRATYGVGSGIVWDSDAAAEYDECLLKARVLAAPRQTTADFQLIETLRWTPDEGYFLLDRHLARLADSAEYCGFRCDRAAVALALADLAAGLAGPSKARLLLDRAGRIEVAATALPAASPEPVRVGLARRPIAADDARLYHKTTRREPYELARATRPDCDDVILWNEHGELTEASVANIILELDGRQVTPPVACGLLAGTLRAQLLAEGEIMEQVLRPDDLARASRLWLINSVRGRQSAVFKP, from the coding sequence GTGGCGGGTAGGCAGCGGGCGTGGGGCGCGCCGAATGTTGTGTTGCAGCAGGGCGGCTTGTGGCGGCGGTTTGCCGATCCGGCGCGGGTTGTCGTCGCCCATAGTCCGCACGAGGTGGGGGCGGCGCTGCGGGCGATTGCGCGGGCCGTGGACGATGAGGGGCTTCATGCCGCCGGTTACCTGGCTTACGAGGCGGGCGCGGCCTATGGCCTGAGCACTCACCCGCCCGATGCCGATGGGCCACCGCTGCTGTGGTTTGGGCTGTTTGGCGAGGGGGAAGTGATCGCCGCCCCCACCCCCGGCGGGGCTTACCGCTTCGGCGATTGGCGGCCGTCGCTCGATTACCCCACCTACGCGGCGGCCATCGACCACATCAAGCAGGCCATCGCCGCCGGCGACACCTATCAGGCCAACTTCACCTTCCGGTTGCGGGCCACGTTCGACGGCGAGCCGTGGGCGCTGTTCGCCGACCTGAGCGGGGCGCAACGGGCCAACTATTGCGCCTACATCGATCTGGGCCGCCACGTCATCTGCTCGGCGTCGCCGGAGTTGTTCTTTCGCCTGGACGGCGCGACGCTGGAAGCGCGGCCGATGAAGGGCACCGCCCCGCGCGGCCTGACGACGGTCGACGACCGGCGGCAGATCGACTGGCTGCGCGGCTCGGAGAAGAACCGGGCCGAGAACGTGATGATCGTCGATATGATCCGCAATGATTTCGGCCGCGTGGCCCGGGTCGGCAGCGTCCAAGTGCCCGCGCTGTTCACCATCGAGCGCTACCCGACGCTCCTACAGATGACCTCGACCGTGACCGCTCAAACCGGCGCGCCGTTGACCGACGTATTGGCCGCGACCTTCCCCTGCGCCTCCATCACTGGCGCGCCCAAGGTGCGGACGATGCAACTGCTGCACGAACTGGAGCGGGGGCCGCGCGGCGTCTACACCGGGGCCATCGGTTCAATCGCCCCCGGCCGCCGGGCGCAGTTCAACGTCGCCATTCGCACGGCGGTCATCGACCGGGCACATGGGCGGGCCACCTATGGCGTCGGCAGCGGCATCGTCTGGGATTCGGACGCGGCGGCCGAGTACGACGAATGCCTGCTGAAGGCGCGGGTGCTGGCCGCGCCGCGCCAGACCACGGCCGATTTCCAGCTGATCGAGACGCTGCGCTGGACGCCGGATGAGGGCTACTTCCTGCTCGATCGGCATCTGGCGCGGCTGGCCGACTCAGCCGAGTATTGCGGCTTTCGCTGCGACCGGGCGGCCGTGGCCTTGGCGCTGGCCGACTTGGCCGCCGGGCTGGCCGGGCCGAGCAAGGCGCGGTTGCTGCTCGACCGTGCGGGGCGGATCGAAGTCGCGGCGACAGCGCTGCCGGCTGCTTCGCCGGAGCCGGTGCGGGTTGGGCTGGCGCGGCGGCCCATCGCCGCGGATGACGCTCGCCTCTACCACAAGACGACCCGCCGCGAGCCGTATGAACTGGCCCGCGCCACCCGGCCCGACTGCGACGACGTCATCCTGTGGAACGAGCACGGCGAATTGACCGAGGCGAGCGTGGCCAATATCATCCTGGAGCTGGACGGGCGGCAAGTGACCCCGCCGGTGGCCTGCGGTCTGCTGGCCGGCACGTTGCGGGCGCAGCTGTTGGCCGAGGGAGAGATCATGGAGCAGGTGCTGAGGCCCGACGATCTGGCCCGCGCGTCCCGGCTGTGGCTCATCAATTCGGTGCGCGGGCGTCAATCGGCCGTGTTCAAACCATGA
- the proC gene encoding pyrroline-5-carboxylate reductase: MFTDKNVAFIGSGIMGEAMIRGLITQNIVAPEQIYAADPMPSRLEELRERYGIRVTSHNAEAAEAGQVIVLSTKPQNLAEVTPGIRGHLRRQDLLLSILAGTPIRKLADGVAHASVVRAMPNTPAQIGMGMTVWTATPEVTEEQRGQAQAILGALGQELFVNDEAYLDMATALSGTGPAYVFMFMESLIDAGVHLGFSRRVAEQLVFQTMRGSLEYAAQSGKHVAELRNQVTSPGGTTAAALYQMEKGGLRTVISRAIWAAYQRSVELGQGEKVKGPA; encoded by the coding sequence ATGTTTACCGACAAAAACGTAGCCTTCATCGGCAGCGGCATCATGGGCGAGGCCATGATCCGCGGCCTCATCACCCAGAATATCGTCGCCCCGGAGCAGATCTACGCCGCCGACCCCATGCCCAGCCGCCTGGAAGAGTTGCGGGAGCGGTATGGGATTCGCGTGACCAGCCATAATGCCGAGGCGGCCGAAGCCGGGCAGGTGATCGTCCTCTCCACCAAGCCGCAAAATCTGGCCGAGGTGACGCCGGGCATTCGCGGCCACCTGCGGCGACAGGATTTACTGCTGTCGATCCTGGCCGGCACGCCCATCCGCAAGCTGGCCGACGGCGTGGCCCACGCCTCGGTCGTGCGGGCCATGCCCAACACCCCGGCCCAAATCGGCATGGGCATGACCGTCTGGACGGCCACGCCGGAAGTGACCGAGGAGCAGCGCGGCCAGGCCCAGGCCATTCTGGGCGCGCTGGGCCAGGAGCTTTTCGTCAACGACGAAGCCTATCTCGACATGGCGACGGCCCTCAGCGGCACCGGCCCGGCCTACGTCTTCATGTTCATGGAGTCGCTCATCGATGCCGGCGTCCATCTGGGCTTTTCGCGGCGCGTGGCCGAGCAACTGGTCTTCCAGACCATGCGTGGCTCATTGGAGTACGCCGCCCAGTCGGGCAAGCACGTGGCCGAACTGCGTAATCAGGTCACCTCGCCCGGCGGCACGACGGCGGCGGCCCTCTACCAGATGGAGAAGGGCGGGCTGCGCACGGTCATCTCGCGCGCCATCTGGGCCGCCTATCAGCGGTCGGTCGAATTGGGGCAGGGCGAGAAGGTGAAGGGGCCGGCGTAG